In Bradyrhizobium diazoefficiens, the following are encoded in one genomic region:
- a CDS encoding type II toxin-antitoxin system RelB/DinJ family antitoxin: MASNALVQTRIDADVKEKATAVLENMGLTVSDAVRILLTRTANEGMLPLELVSNSQAYDSWFRAKVREALGDTRPDLDNSEIEAHFAQRRAAALRKAAEPKR; this comes from the coding sequence ATGGCTTCGAATGCCCTGGTCCAAACGCGCATCGATGCGGACGTAAAGGAAAAGGCCACCGCAGTTCTGGAAAATATGGGTCTTACGGTATCGGACGCCGTGCGGATTCTGCTGACACGCACGGCCAACGAAGGGATGCTTCCGCTGGAGCTCGTGAGCAACAGCCAAGCTTACGATAGCTGGTTCCGTGCGAAGGTACGCGAGGCGCTGGGGGACACCCGGCCCGATCTCGATAATTCCGAGATCGAAGCGCATTTTGCACAACGCCGTGCCGCTGCGCTTCGAAAAGCGGCGGAGCCTAAGCGGTGA
- a CDS encoding type II toxin-antitoxin system RelE/ParE family toxin codes for MKLVWSRFALSDRDGIFSYIEAENPRAAVHVDERIADAARRLLDFPDSGRPGRVAGTCELVIPRTPYVAAYLVDGDIVRVLRVLHGAQMWPDELTNDD; via the coding sequence GTGAAGCTCGTCTGGTCGCGCTTCGCGCTGTCCGATCGCGACGGCATCTTCAGCTACATCGAGGCCGAGAATCCCCGTGCCGCGGTTCATGTCGATGAACGGATTGCCGACGCCGCGCGGCGCTTGCTGGACTTTCCTGACAGCGGCCGGCCCGGGCGCGTCGCCGGCACGTGCGAGTTGGTCATCCCGCGCACCCCTTATGTCGCAGCCTACCTGGTTGACGGTGATATCGTTCGCGTCTTGCGCGTGCTTCACGGCGCGCAGATGTGGCCCGACGAACTTACCAATGACGATTGA